Proteins encoded in a region of the Planctomycetia bacterium genome:
- a CDS encoding CAAX amino protease: MTAAQSSSGEGPDPVEDLLATIESAQSADFSGAVIEETAPASAADTYWRLSRTPLTSLVFSLPLVLAYEGGVLMLGRGSPRNGADVWLRQLLDALGFGSYFLLPVLTIVGLLAWHHVEHDRWRFSPAVLAGMAAECLLWAMALVAIARLQDRLWPLAANAAREGFFSRLIGFCGAGLYEEVLFRLLLLPALAWCFARLGMSVPRAAVGGLVVSSLLFSAAHYVGPLGDTFEPYSFTFRTIAGLFFAGLFLWRGFGIAAGTHAAYDMLVGLV, encoded by the coding sequence ATGACAGCAGCGCAGTCATCGTCGGGAGAAGGTCCGGATCCCGTCGAGGATCTGCTCGCCACCATCGAATCCGCGCAGAGCGCTGATTTTTCTGGCGCTGTCATCGAGGAGACGGCCCCGGCTTCTGCCGCCGACACCTACTGGCGGCTGTCGCGGACGCCTTTGACGAGCCTGGTGTTCTCTCTGCCGCTCGTGCTCGCCTACGAAGGGGGCGTGCTCATGCTCGGCCGCGGTTCGCCCCGCAACGGTGCCGATGTCTGGCTTCGGCAACTGCTCGATGCCCTCGGTTTCGGCTCCTATTTCCTGCTCCCGGTGCTGACGATCGTCGGGCTGTTGGCCTGGCACCATGTCGAGCACGACCGGTGGCGGTTTTCGCCCGCCGTCCTCGCCGGCATGGCGGCGGAGTGCCTGCTCTGGGCCATGGCGCTTGTCGCCATCGCCCGGCTCCAGGACCGGCTCTGGCCGCTGGCCGCCAACGCCGCCCGGGAGGGTTTTTTCAGCCGATTGATCGGGTTTTGCGGGGCCGGACTGTACGAAGAAGTGCTGTTTCGGCTCCTGCTGTTGCCGGCGCTTGCCTGGTGCTTCGCCCGTCTGGGCATGTCCGTGCCGCGGGCTGCCGTGGGCGGGCTCGTCGTTTCGAGCCTGTTGTTCAGCGCCGCGCACTACGTGGGCCCGCTCGGCGACACGTTCGAGCCCTACAGTTTCACCTTTCGTACGATCGCGGGGCTGTTCTTCGCCGGCCTGTTCCTCTGGCGGGGCTTCGGGATCGCGGCCGGCACGCATGCAGCGTACGACATGCTCGTGGGGCTCGTGTGA
- the panC gene encoding pantothenate synthetase, which translates to MRAAVLAARAAGRRVGFVPTMGALHEGHASLVAAAAADSADVVVSVFVNPTQFGPGEDFDRYPRTFAADCDLLAAHGVRWVYAPAAAAVYPPGDATRVVVGGPALGFEGAIRPGHFSGVATVVCRLFLAVPADVAYFGAKDWQQTLVVRRMVADLGLPIEIVVRPTVREADGLALSSRNRYLSAADRGRAPVLAASLAAAASLWEAGAAPADIVAAMRARLAAANVAIDYAAIVDPESLAAEIDETVGAVALVAGRLGTTRLIDNRLLPPRQAGPR; encoded by the coding sequence ATGCGGGCCGCGGTGCTCGCGGCCCGAGCCGCGGGCCGCCGCGTGGGCTTCGTGCCCACCATGGGCGCGCTGCACGAGGGGCATGCGAGCCTCGTCGCCGCCGCCGCCGCAGACAGCGCCGACGTCGTCGTGTCGGTTTTCGTGAACCCCACGCAGTTCGGACCCGGTGAGGACTTCGACCGCTACCCGCGTACGTTCGCCGCCGACTGCGACCTGCTCGCCGCGCATGGCGTGCGCTGGGTCTACGCTCCCGCCGCCGCCGCCGTCTACCCGCCCGGCGACGCCACGCGGGTCGTGGTCGGCGGGCCGGCCCTCGGCTTCGAGGGGGCGATCCGCCCGGGGCACTTTTCCGGCGTGGCCACGGTCGTCTGCCGACTGTTCCTCGCCGTGCCCGCGGACGTGGCCTACTTCGGCGCCAAGGACTGGCAGCAGACGCTCGTTGTGCGGCGCATGGTCGCCGACCTCGGCCTGCCGATCGAGATCGTCGTCCGGCCGACCGTTCGCGAGGCCGACGGGCTGGCGCTGAGTTCGCGCAACCGTTATCTCTCGGCGGCCGACCGGGGCCGGGCGCCGGTGCTGGCGGCGAGCCTTGCCGCAGCAGCGTCGCTCTGGGAGGCGGGCGCCGCGCCGGCCGACATCGTGGCGGCGATGCGGGCCCGGCTCGCTGCGGCGAACGTGGCGATCGACTATGCGGCGATCGTCGATCCCGAGTCGCTCGCCGCGGAGATCGACGAGACCGTCGGGGCCGTGGCCCTCGTCGCCGGCCGGCTGGGCACGACGCGACTCATCGACAACCGACTGCTTCCTCCGCGGCAGGCAGGCCCGCGATGA